The following coding sequences are from one Capsicum annuum cultivar UCD-10X-F1 chromosome 3, UCD10Xv1.1, whole genome shotgun sequence window:
- the LOC124896616 gene encoding uncharacterized protein LOC124896616, with protein sequence MAKSYLKTEFHMLMEKVEAVDARVKNYLELVGYDKWARSYASVHSGWTLTSNITESINVAQQALYTFTNLIGKFQKILQQNETECTRMKVIPASEYIYTVHDTEKHFIICLKEKKYPCNAFQLDEIACVHAYAVLDSKNFKKRPYCSDLYKPKNRIENI encoded by the exons ATGGCAAAATCATATTTGAAGACTGAATTTCACATGTTAATGGAGAAAGTGGAAGCAGTTGATGCTAGAGTGAAGAATTACTTGGAATTGGTTGGTTACGATAAGTGGGCTAGATCGTATGCATCCGTTCATAGTGGATGGACTTTGACATCAAACATTACCGAGTCCATTAATGTTGC ACAGCAGGCGCTGTATACTTTTACGAATCTTATTggtaaatttcaaaaaattcttcaacagaATGAAACAGAGTGTACACGTATGAAG gtTATACCTGCATCTGAGTACATCTATACAGTCCACGACACTGAGAAACATTTTATTATTTgtcttaaggaaaaaaaatatcctTGCAATGCATTTCAATTGGATGAGATAGCATGTGTTCATGCTTATGCAGTTCTTGATAGCAAGAATTTCAAGAAGAGACCATATTGCTCTGATCTATACAAACCCAAAAATCGTATTGAGAACATATGA